Proteins co-encoded in one Hemibagrus wyckioides isolate EC202008001 linkage group LG26, SWU_Hwy_1.0, whole genome shotgun sequence genomic window:
- the gpalpp1 gene encoding GPALPP motifs-containing protein 1, with protein MSSDNIIGPALPPGLRASRSDESDEDDTVIGPALPPLYKRTESSSSSSDQEQVVFKRAKYSGSGDRTGEAAGSCGGEDEDGFFGPALPPGYQKQDSSPERLPLLGPALPPGFKRQQHEDEDEEDGEGRGILGPALPPGYKPESSSSEEEDGDMFGPMPCKGEVQSSVALDFERRANRMKDRLLGREDEPEKPQRESWMMELPPELQHVGLEARTFKKRSGPENKDRSIWTDTPADRERKARERQEAKERGVTSKDDGPRLSKKDLDMAEKVSKYNESKRGESLLSMHTKKIKSKAEEDSKKPVERRPFDRDNDLQVNRFDEAQKKALLKKSQELNTRFSHSKDRMFL; from the exons ATGTCGAGTGATAATATCATCGGACCTGCTTTACCACCGGGGTTACGAGCGAGTAGAAGCGACGAGTCAGATGAAGACGACACGG TCATAGGTCCGGCTCTTCCACCGCTTTATAAACGCACAGAGTCGTCCAGTTCATCTAGTGACCAGGAACAGGTCGTGTTCAAGAGAGCCAAATACTCAGGATCAGGAGACAG GACGGGAGAAGCAGCTGGGAGCTGTGgtggtgaggatgaggatgggtttTTTGGTCCAGCTCTGCCTCCAGGATACCAGAAGCAAGACAGTTCTCCTGAAAG ACTGCCGTTGCTTGGACCCGCGCTGCCTCCAGGCTTTAAAAGGCAGCagcatgaggatgaggatgaggaagatggTGAAGGAAGAGGGATTCTAGGACCGGCGCTTCCTCCAGGATACAAACCGGAGTCTTCCAGCAGCGAGGAAGAGGACGGGGACATGTTCGGGCCCATGCCATGCAAAGGGGAAGTTCAGAGCTCAGTGGCACTGGATTTTGAACGAAGAGCGAACAGGATGAAGGACAGATTACTGGGTCGAGAG GATGAACCTGAGAAGCCTCAGAGGGAGAGCTGGATGATGGAGCTGCCTCCTGAGCTGCAGCACGTCGGACTGGAGGCACGGACCTTTAAGAAGAGATCGGGACCCGAGAATAAAGACCGCTCCATCTGGACCGACACGCCCGCCGACCGGGAGCGCAAAGCTAGG GAACGACAAGAGGCgaaagagagaggagtgacGTCCAAAGACGACGGTCCTCGTCTCTCCAAGAAAGACCTGGACATGGCAGAAAAGGTGTCCAAGTATAAC GAGTCCAAGCGAGGCGAGTCTCTCCTGAGCATGCACACCAAGAAGATAAAGAGTAAAGCCGAGGAGGACTCCAAGAAGCCGGTGGAAAGGAGGCCCTTCGACCGAGACAACGACCTGCAGGTCAACCGCTTCGACGAGGCGCAGAAGAAAGCCCTGCTGAAGAAGAGTCAAGAGCTCAACACTCGCTTCTCACACAGCAAAGATCGAATGTTCCTCTGA
- the gtf2f2a gene encoding general transcription factor IIF subunit 2 isoform X2, whose amino-acid sequence MSERGDVDLTGAKQNTGVWLVKVPKYLSQQWTKAPGRGEVGKLRIGKNQGKAEVSFTLNEELTTIETMGEKVSMVRAPREHPFTLQTVGGQTLAVFTETFSDKIALEGVVVQRAECRPAANEHYMRLKKLQIEESSKPHRFSQQLEKAVTTNYKPVANHAYNLDYEKKKKEEGKRARADKQQVLDMLFSAFEKHQYYNIKDLVDITKQPVTYLKEILRDIGIYNVKGTHKNTWELKPEYRHYQNEEKSD is encoded by the exons ATGTCGGAAAGAGGAGACGTGGATTTAACCGGAGCCAAACAAAACACAGGGGTCTGGTTGGTTAAA GTACCGAAGTATTTGTCTCAGCAATGGACCAAAGCGCCAGGAAGAGGAGAAGTGGGGAAGCTCAGAATTGGCAA GAATCAGGGGAAGGCCGag GTGTCCTTCACTCTGAACGAGGAGCTGACCACCATTGAAACCATGGGGGAGAAAGTGTCCATGGTGCGAGCGCCTCGTGAACACCCGTTCACCCTGCAGACGGTCGGGGGACAGACCCTGGCGGTGTTCACAGAGACATTCTCAG ATAAAATAGCGCTGGAGGGCGTAGTGGTGCAGCGAGCCGAGTGCAGACCAGCCGCTAACGAGCACTACATGAGGTTAAAGAA GCTGCAGATCGAGGAGTCGTCGAAGCCTCACCGGTTCTCTCAGCAGCTGGAGAAAGCCGTCACCACCAACTACAAACCCGTGGCCAATCACGCGTATAAC CTGGATtatgagaaaaagaagaaggaagaaggTAAAAGGGCGCGAGCAGACAAGCAGCAGGTGTTGGACATGCTCTTCTCTGCCTTTGAGAAGCACCAGTATTACAACATTAAAGACCTGGTGGACATCACCAAACAGCCTGTG ACTTACCTGAAGGAGATCCTGCGTGACATCGGGATCTACAACGTGAAGGGAACTCACAAGAACACCTGGGAGCTGAAGCCCGAGTACAGACATTACCAGAACGAGGAGAAGAGCGACTGa
- the gtf2f2a gene encoding general transcription factor IIF subunit 2 isoform X1: MSERGDVDLTGAKQNTGVWLVKVPKYLSQQWTKAPGRGEVGKLRIGKNQGKAEVSFTLNEELTTIETMGEKVSMVRAPREHPFTLQTVGGQTLAVFTETFSGQSDAEGSGSGTGSGPDKIALEGVVVQRAECRPAANEHYMRLKKLQIEESSKPHRFSQQLEKAVTTNYKPVANHAYNLDYEKKKKEEGKRARADKQQVLDMLFSAFEKHQYYNIKDLVDITKQPVTYLKEILRDIGIYNVKGTHKNTWELKPEYRHYQNEEKSD, translated from the exons ATGTCGGAAAGAGGAGACGTGGATTTAACCGGAGCCAAACAAAACACAGGGGTCTGGTTGGTTAAA GTACCGAAGTATTTGTCTCAGCAATGGACCAAAGCGCCAGGAAGAGGAGAAGTGGGGAAGCTCAGAATTGGCAA GAATCAGGGGAAGGCCGag GTGTCCTTCACTCTGAACGAGGAGCTGACCACCATTGAAACCATGGGGGAGAAAGTGTCCATGGTGCGAGCGCCTCGTGAACACCCGTTCACCCTGCAGACGGTCGGGGGACAGACCCTGGCGGTGTTCACAGAGACATTCTCAG GCCAGTCAGACGCTGAAGGCAGCGGTTCAGGTACTGGTTCGGGTCCAG ATAAAATAGCGCTGGAGGGCGTAGTGGTGCAGCGAGCCGAGTGCAGACCAGCCGCTAACGAGCACTACATGAGGTTAAAGAA GCTGCAGATCGAGGAGTCGTCGAAGCCTCACCGGTTCTCTCAGCAGCTGGAGAAAGCCGTCACCACCAACTACAAACCCGTGGCCAATCACGCGTATAAC CTGGATtatgagaaaaagaagaaggaagaaggTAAAAGGGCGCGAGCAGACAAGCAGCAGGTGTTGGACATGCTCTTCTCTGCCTTTGAGAAGCACCAGTATTACAACATTAAAGACCTGGTGGACATCACCAAACAGCCTGTG ACTTACCTGAAGGAGATCCTGCGTGACATCGGGATCTACAACGTGAAGGGAACTCACAAGAACACCTGGGAGCTGAAGCCCGAGTACAGACATTACCAGAACGAGGAGAAGAGCGACTGa
- the tpt1 gene encoding translationally-controlled tumor protein homolog, with protein MIIYKDIISGDEMFSDIYKIKESENGMMIEVEGKMISRSEGDIDDSLIGGNASADISDEGCDSTTVSGVDIVLNHKLQETSYDKKSYMVYIKDYMKAVKAKLQETSPERVEPFMANAQAEVKKILGNIKNFQFFTGESMNPEGTLGLLDFREDGVTPYMLFFKDGLETEKC; from the exons ATGATCATCTACAAGGACATCATCAGCG GAGATGAGATGTTCTCGGACATCTACAAGATCAAGGAGTCGGAGAACGGGATGATGATCGAAGTCGAGGGAAAG ATGATCAGCAGATCAGAGGGGGACATCGACGATTCGCTGATCGGTGGCAACGCGTCCGCAGACATCTCAGACGAGGGCTGCGATTCGACGACAGTCAGTGGCGTCGACATCGTCCTCAACCACAAGCTCCAGGAAACCAGTTACGACAAGAAGTCTTACATGGTCTACATCAAGGACTACATGAAGGC GGTGAAGGCCAAACTGCAGGAAACGAGTCCTGAACGAGTAGAGCCCTTCATGGCTAATGCTCAAGCTGAGGTCAAGAAAATCCTTGGCAACATCAAGAACTTccag TTTTTCACAGGGGAATCCATGAACCCAGAGGGAACCCTCGGCCTGCTCGACTTCCGTGAGGATGGAGTGACGCCGTACATGCTCTTCTTCAAAGACGGTCTTGAGACTGAGAAATGC TAA